TCATCGCGATCTCTCTGCTCACATCGCCCAGCCTGATCATTGCGGATGAACCCACGACCGCACTGGACGTGACCATTCAGGCCGAAATCATGGACCTGCTGCTGGAGCTCTGCGAAACCGAAAACATGGGCCTGATCCTCATCACGCACGATCTGGCCGTGGTTTCCGAGGTCACGCAGCGCATCGCCGTGCTGTATGCCGGCCGGGTCGCGGAAATCGGCCCCACCGAACAGATCATCAACAACCCGCAGCATCCCTATACACAGGGTCTGCTCAGGGCATTGCCCCAGATGGCCGAAGGCTCCAATCGCCTCAACCAGATTCCGGGCATGATGCCCTCGCTGCTGAACATGCCGACGGGCTGTCCGTTCGAACCGCGATGTCCCATCCGCCTCGAACGGTGCAAACACGAGGTTCCCGCCCTGCGGGAACTGGCAACCGGCGCGCATGTGGCGTGCTTTGAAAGGGATTAGGAAGGATTCCCATGAGCATGTCCGAACAACCGATCCTGCATATCAACGACGTCGACAAGCACTTCGACATATCCGGTTCGTTTCTTGACCAACTCTCGCTGCGCGGTGGCAAGCTCACCCGCAAGCAGACCGTGGTCAAGGCCGTCAACCACGTCACTCTTGACGTTCACGAAGGCGAAACCCTGAGCGTGGTGGGCGAATCCGGCTGTGGCAAATCAACACTGGCGCGCACGGTCATGGGCCTGTATCACCCCAACCGGGGCGAAATATTCTACCGGGGCAAGCGCATCGATCAGCTCAGCGGCTCCACCAGACGGCCCTACCGCACCAGGATGCAGATGGTCTTTCAGGACCCCTACGCATCCCTGAACCCGCGCATGACGGTCCGCCAGATTCTCGAAGAACCCCTGCGCTTCCATCATCCGGAAATGAGCCGAGCCGAAGTCAAGGACCGCGTGGCCGAAGTCATCAGCGCGGTGGGCGTCGATCCGGTCTGGGCAGGCAACTACCCGCACGAGTTCTCCGGCGGCCAGCGCCAGCGCATCTCCATTGCCCGCGCACTGGTCCTCGGCCCGGAATTCATCGTGGCCGACGAACCCATTGCCGCTCTGGACGTGTCCATTCAGGCACAGATTCTGAATCTGCTCATGGATGCACAGGCCGAACGCAACCTGACCTACCTGTTCATCAGCCACGACCTGTCCGTGGTGGAACACATCTCCACCCGTGTGGCAGTCATGTACCTCGGCTGCCTGTGCGAACTCGGTCCGGTCAAGGAACTGTTTCACAATCCGCGCCATCCCTACACGCAGGCGCTGCTTTCCGCGATCCCCAAACTCGGCGGCACGGCCGGGGACCACATTCGTCTGTCCGGCGATGTGCCCACCCCCATCAACCTGCCGCCCGGCTGCGTTTTCAATGGACGTTGTCCGCATGCAAACGAACGCTGCCACACGGAAATCCCCAAGCACCAGAAGCTCGAATCCGGCGTGCAGCTCGCCTGCCACGCCGTCGAGGAAGGCAGAATATAGCCATTGAAAAAGGCCCATCCATCCGGATGGGCCTTTCTTCAGACAGGATCACAACATGCTCGGCAAACCGATTTCATGGAAAGTGTCATTGCCTCTTTTCAGCCTTGGCTTCGCCTGCATGGCGGGCTTTCGGCTTGTCGGTTCCAATGTGGACGACAACGGCATTCTTCATGAACCTTTCGCCCTGATCCCGCTCGGCTGGCTCTGCCTGCTGGCCGGAGCTGTCATCGCGTTTGCCAGCCTGCTACGCAAAGGACTCCGCAACCGTTGACAGTTCCCCGCAATCCACCAGTCACGGCTTGATGTAGGCAAATCCCTCGCGCTGCAAGTCCGCAATTTCCAGAATTCCGGCAGGCACGATTTCACAGGCCGCATTCAATTCTTCGGGCAGGATGTTGAAACCATTCAGGGCATTGTTGCACACCCGCAGCGAAAGCCCCTTCCTGGCAAGCTGTTCCAGCTTTTCGGCATGTTCCCCGTCCTTTTTCATGAATCTGATCGCCGGACCGTTGACAACCATGACCAGCGAACATTCCTCGCAGCTCAACGCATTGAAGACATTGCCCACATTGCTGATGGCAATATTCAAGTCCTCGGGGCCCTTGTCGACGTGAAAAAGAATCTTCCGATCCATGCTAATCATCCTCAGCATTGTTTTTTTGAAGGTTGTCGGCTCGCTCCCTGCTGTAGAAAACGGAAGCGAGTTCCGGATTCCGATCAAGAATTCTTGTCAGCATCCGGTCGTGAAAAGCTATTCGCACCAGTCCGCGCCGAATCAGGTACACGCCGAAAAAAAGCATTGCGGCGCAAAACAGATAAAAGACGAGCACCATCGTGCTCGACGCGAACTGATGGCCGAAACCAAGGGCTATCAGGAAGGAAATGATGGTCATGGAAAAAGCGCAAACCGCAATCCCGGAACGGAGCGTGGTATGCGCAGTCCGCTTCTCGGAAAGAATGACCATGATCTTCTGGTAGTCGACTCTTGAAATCTGACTGTCTGTCATTGAAATTCCGGTTGATTCAACTCATTCGGGACAGAAAGTTCTGCCCAGACTGCCAACAGGCCTTGCAATACGGCGTTGCCGTCCCCTTTTTCAAAGGAAAAAGGGACGGCAACGCCATTGAAATCGCGAACCGGACAAAAGCCCGTGGTTCGCATTTCAGGAAAGACCTTCCCTGCCAATGTGCGAAAAAAAGGATGAAAACGAAAAGGAGAAGAAACTCAAAGAATCAAATTCGCCTTGAGTTCCTCAAGGATATGTTCCTTTTCAAAGGGTTTGACCAGATAGCAGGAAGCATGGCTGCGAAAAAACGCCCTGCTAACGTTGGCGTCATCCACCAGAGCGGTAATCATGACCAGCTTGAACCGATCGCGCTCCTCAATGCCCAGACGGTCCTCGCGGTCCCGCATCAGTTCGGCGCACTGATGCCCATCCATGCCCGGCATGAGAATATCCATGAACACGGCATGATACGGTTTTTCAACCACATGGGCAGCATCGAACATTTCCAATGCCTTTGGCCCGGAAAACGCGAAATCGCAATTCGCAAACCGGGAAAGCACCATGTCCAGATAAAGGTGAACGCTTTCGTCGTCGTCGACAATCAGGACTCGCACTGCATGACTCCGGATGGGCGATGATGAAGCAGGGCCGGACCGCGCCTTGGCAGCCCGGCCTTTTCAACCTGACTCAACGGCGGATCAGATTTCCACGCCGTATTTTTTCAAGGCAGCCATGCCGCCCTGCACATTGACCACGTCGTCGTAGCCGCTGGCATCCAGCATGATCTGCGCTTCATAGGAACGCGCACCGGTGTTGCACACCAGCACGATCCGCTTGTCCCTGGGGATTTCGTCCAGCCGCTGGTAAATCTCGCCCTGAGGCACGTTGTGCCACCGGCCGGGGTTGCGCTCCATGCAGGGCTCCGCATTGGGCAGCTCCCGGCAATCCAGAAAAAAGCAATCGTCCGCATCCCTGTTGTTCCAAAGCTCGACAAACCCGTCCGGTCCCATGCCCCGATTGATGCCGCGAAGCACATTGTCCGCGAGATTGCCCAAGGTATTCACGATGTCCATGGCCGAAGCAAACGGCGGGGAATAGGCGAACTCCATGTTGGCTATGTCGTCAATGGTCGCATGAAACTTGAGCAGCGCGGCAACCGCATTGATGCGCCCCACGGTTGCATCGCCCGAAGTGCCGAATCCCTGAATGCCAAGCACACGGCGGGTGGGCTTCTCCACGACCAGTTCCAAGGTCATGAGATCCTTGGTCGGATAGAAATGCG
Above is a window of Pseudodesulfovibrio tunisiensis DNA encoding:
- a CDS encoding response regulator, whose protein sequence is MRVLIVDDDESVHLYLDMVLSRFANCDFAFSGPKALEMFDAAHVVEKPYHAVFMDILMPGMDGHQCAELMRDREDRLGIEERDRFKLVMITALVDDANVSRAFFRSHASCYLVKPFEKEHILEELKANLIL
- a CDS encoding DUF3955 domain-containing protein; translated protein: MPLFSLGFACMAGFRLVGSNVDDNGILHEPFALIPLGWLCLLAGAVIAFASLLRKGLRNR
- a CDS encoding DsrE family protein, with product MDRKILFHVDKGPEDLNIAISNVGNVFNALSCEECSLVMVVNGPAIRFMKKDGEHAEKLEQLARKGLSLRVCNNALNGFNILPEELNAACEIVPAGILEIADLQREGFAYIKP
- a CDS encoding ABC transporter ATP-binding protein, whose amino-acid sequence is MSEQPILHINDVDKHFDISGSFLDQLSLRGGKLTRKQTVVKAVNHVTLDVHEGETLSVVGESGCGKSTLARTVMGLYHPNRGEIFYRGKRIDQLSGSTRRPYRTRMQMVFQDPYASLNPRMTVRQILEEPLRFHHPEMSRAEVKDRVAEVISAVGVDPVWAGNYPHEFSGGQRQRISIARALVLGPEFIVADEPIAALDVSIQAQILNLLMDAQAERNLTYLFISHDLSVVEHISTRVAVMYLGCLCELGPVKELFHNPRHPYTQALLSAIPKLGGTAGDHIRLSGDVPTPINLPPGCVFNGRCPHANERCHTEIPKHQKLESGVQLACHAVEEGRI